The Polaribacter sp. HaHaR_3_91 genomic sequence CCTAAAACTAATACATCTAATGGATCTGCATCTAATGCTAAAGTTTCTGGAATAAACCCGTAATCACCAGGGTACATCATAGATGAAAAAAGCATTCTATCGAATCTGATTTTGTGTAATGTAAAATCATATTCGTATTTATTTCTACTTCCTTTAGGTATTTCTATAAGTACGTCAAAAGTTACTTGTCTTTTTGGTTCTTTACTCATTGCTTTCGGTTCTTTCATTTTTTGGTTTTACACAAAAATAGTTATAAATTAAATTTTATTTTAGTTTTGAGGGCATAAATTTACGCAAAGGATTTCGATTTGGTTCTTAAAATGCTTCAATTTCTTGTTTTAAAAATTAAATATCAATCCTGCTGTCACTCCAAATTTTCTTGCTTCTGAATTATCAAAGTAGTTTCCTCTAAAGTTAAAATCTACTCGTAATACCTTAAAAATATTAGCAACACCAACACTGTATTCATAATACGGATCTTGAGAAGGAGCAGTTAAGGGGATCTCAAAACTATTGCCGGTTGTGTTCAGTGCAACATTTTTGTCAGAGATATCTCCTAAAAAGGTTTTAAAACCTATTACAGTTCTTAATTTTGTCTTTTTTAACAACGGAATTCTAGAAAAAATTCTACCATTAAAATTATGCTCTAAATGAAAAGAAGCATATTTATCTGTTACAAATTCGTAGAAATTTAATAGGTTAAAGGTATTGTTAAACATAAAATAAGTTTGATTTCCTGGAGCAACACTTAATAAGCCTAAAGGGACTTCTCCGAAAGTTTGTCCCATTTCTAAGGAAGTTTTTAACCTTCCTAGACCGCCAATTTCCCATAATTTAAATACAGAAAGCTGTACTTTAGTATAATCAAAATCACTACCAAAAATATCTTTAGTTCCTCTTGTTATTTGGGTAAAGTATTTTGTGTAGTTTGTATTTGCAGGCTCTCGCTGTACTCCAAAACCAGACATTTTTCGTTTAGGATAATAGCCCATAGAAAATACGGTTTCTAATTGCCTTATATTAGAAGATATGCCACCTGAAGCGTTAACATCATTATAATCTAAACTAAAACTATCTGAAGCTGAACTTAATGTTTTATAATTTGCAGAAAGCTTTAATATTAAATTTGGTGCTGGTTCTATTTCTCCTGTTAGCGTAGTAATATTAACGTTTGTTAGTTTATCATTTGTACCAGTGCTTATTAATGATGAAGAACCATCGCTTCTACCTAAAACATCTGTATTTGCAGTTAAAGTAGCTCCAATTTGTTCTATATCATTTTTCTTTCCACCCGTAATTATAAATCTATTTTTTTTGTTTAGAAGCCATTTTGCTTGAAATCCATATTTTAAATTTTCATCTTTTAAGCCATAAGCAGTATAGGCTTCTAGTCTAAATAAGTCATTAGAAGATTTATAAGTTCTTGCCCCAACTCTTACTCGTAATCCTTCTACATCATTATAACCAAAAGTAGAAAAAATAGGGCCATAATCTATGTTTAAGGATTCAATTTCAAAGTATCCAGAATACGAAGTCTGAACAGCTTTGTTTATATTCTTAAACTTTTTAACCGTTTTTAAGGTATCTATTAATTTGTAAATACCTTTTTCATTTTTGTTGAGTTCTTCTAATCTATTATTGTCCCAAAACTCTCTAGATTTACTATATATGGAATCGGTGTTTGGCGTAAAAACTTTTTTATCATAAAAGTGTTCATCCTTTAGTGGTTTATTGAAAACATAATCTTTATATATGGTTGTTTTTTTACCATAGATTCCTCTTGATTTATCTTTTTTACTAAGTGCAAAATCAGATAATAAATAGTCTCTTTTTAAAACAAAAATAGAATCGTTTAACAATTCAAACTCTTGCTCTATATACACATCTTTAACCCAGTTTATATTCGCATTTTTTACTACTTGTAAATTAATTTCTTTAACAGCAAATGTGGAATCATTTACCCAAAAATTACCTTTAAAAGTAAGTTCGTTTTGTCTTCTAGGATAGTAAATAATATTATAACACCATTTTTTACCTATAAAAGAACTGTCTGCTAAAACATAATTATAGTTGTTGATTCCTGTTTTAGACAATGGACTTACAAAGCTTTTATCGAAGATTTTTAAATAATTATCATAAATATCATATTCAGCATATAGGTCATCTACATAATCGATAAGTTGTTGGTCTTTGCTAAAACCAGAGTTTTGGTTTGCAATTAAAACTTCTTTTTCTTTATTTAAAGTATTGTCTCCATATACGTGCGTAAGGTTTTCATTTAAAAAAACAGGTAAAAAAGTTTTTCCGGTTATGCTAGAGGTGTCTACATCTTTAAAAACAAATTCTAATCCTTTAAATATTTTTTTCTCTTTTAATTTTTCATCAATAGTATTTAAATCAAATTCTACCTTTTGGTATTTTTTATAGGTATATTGATTAAAGTGACTTAAACCATTTTTACGTTTTTGAGCCCAAATTTTTCTAAGAATGTCTATTGCAGGATTGTTCTTTTTGGGTTGTTTTCCTGTTGCTATTATAATTTCATCTAAAGCATCTGTTTCTTCTTCAAGTATAATTTTTAAGTTATAGCTAATTCGGTTTTCTAAAGGTACTATTAGTGTTTTATAGCCAATGAAAGATATTTCTATTTCTTTCCAAGTTTCCTTAGATTCAAAATAAAAACCACCATTTTCATCACTCGTAGTTCCTTCTATAGAGCCCTTAAATTGTATACTACAATAAGGAAGAGGTGTGTTGTCTGCGTCTGTTATAATTCCCTTTACTTTTGTTTGAGCTAATAAAGAGATAGAAAATAA encodes the following:
- a CDS encoding DUF5686 family protein, whose translation is MKIKLALIYTLLFSISLLAQTKVKGIITDADNTPLPYCSIQFKGSIEGTTSDENGGFYFESKETWKEIEISFIGYKTLIVPLENRISYNLKIILEEETDALDEIIIATGKQPKKNNPAIDILRKIWAQKRKNGLSHFNQYTYKKYQKVEFDLNTIDEKLKEKKIFKGLEFVFKDVDTSSITGKTFLPVFLNENLTHVYGDNTLNKEKEVLIANQNSGFSKDQQLIDYVDDLYAEYDIYDNYLKIFDKSFVSPLSKTGINNYNYVLADSSFIGKKWCYNIIYYPRRQNELTFKGNFWVNDSTFAVKEINLQVVKNANINWVKDVYIEQEFELLNDSIFVLKRDYLLSDFALSKKDKSRGIYGKKTTIYKDYVFNKPLKDEHFYDKKVFTPNTDSIYSKSREFWDNNRLEELNKNEKGIYKLIDTLKTVKKFKNINKAVQTSYSGYFEIESLNIDYGPIFSTFGYNDVEGLRVRVGARTYKSSNDLFRLEAYTAYGLKDENLKYGFQAKWLLNKKNRFIITGGKKNDIEQIGATLTANTDVLGRSDGSSSLISTGTNDKLTNVNITTLTGEIEPAPNLILKLSANYKTLSSASDSFSLDYNDVNASGGISSNIRQLETVFSMGYYPKRKMSGFGVQREPANTNYTKYFTQITRGTKDIFGSDFDYTKVQLSVFKLWEIGGLGRLKTSLEMGQTFGEVPLGLLSVAPGNQTYFMFNNTFNLLNFYEFVTDKYASFHLEHNFNGRIFSRIPLLKKTKLRTVIGFKTFLGDISDKNVALNTTGNSFEIPLTAPSQDPYYEYSVGVANIFKVLRVDFNFRGNYFDNSEARKFGVTAGLIFNF